In the genome of Candidatus Omnitrophota bacterium, the window GAGAAGGCCGTTGGTGCAGAGGTATATATATTTACCCTTCTTGGCAAGTTTCTCTACCAACTCGGATATATACGGGTAGACGAGCGGTTCTCCGCCGCAGATCGACACTATCGGCGCCCCGCACTCATCCGCCGCCTTGAGGCATTCGGCGACGGTCATCATCTTGTGCAGGTCGCGTTTATATTCCCTAATGCGGCCGCACCCTTCGCACGACAGGTTGCACATAAACGTCGGTTCCAGCATTAAAACGAGCGAGAACCGCTTGTTGCTCCTGATCTTGTTGGCAATTATATGTTTCGTCATTCTGGCCGTTAAGCCGGGCTTGAATCTCATTTTTTCAGACCTTTATCTTTCCGCGGTTGGCCGCATATTCCGAGAGGGCGATAAGCGGGAAATACGCGGAATAAAGTTCATAACGCAGGTAGCAGACCCTCGGAAAACCCGTCCCCGTAAAATCAGCCTCTTTCCAGTTCCCGTTCGCCTCCTGGCTCCCTATAAGATGCTCTATGCCGCGTTCGACTGCGGCGCTTTCGTAATCACCGTCGGCAAAGAGTATAAAAAGCGCCCAGGCCGTCTGCGAAGGGGTTGAGGGCCCCTTGCCTTTCTTGAACGGGTCCTCGTACGTCGCCGCCGATTCTCCCCATCCTCCGTCGTCATTCTGGACGCCGTATATCCATTTCGCCGCGGCCGCCAATTCTTCCTTCGACGATCCCCCCGCCGAGAAAGAAAGGCCTCGTGCGGCCAGGAACGTGCCGTATATATAATTTACCCCCCACCTACCGTACCACGTGCCGTCGGCTATCCTGTCTTTTTTTAAAAATCCGATCGCGTCCTTCAGGGGGGCTCTTTTAGCGTCGAAACCGAGCCGGGCCAAAAGCTCGCATACCCTTCCGGTTATATCCGCGCACGTGGGGTCTAGCATCGCGTTATGGTCCGAAAAAGGCACCTTATTCAGGAAACTCTTATTGTTATCCTTGTCGTAAGAGCTGAACCCGCCGTCGCGGGACTGCATCTTCAGCATCCAGTCAAGGCCTCGGGCGGATCCGGCTTTCTTCTGCGGCTCTTCCGGCCCCATATCTATCTGCGTCAACCCGAGCAATACCTGCGCGGTATCGTCTATATCCGGGTAAAATTCGTTCCTGAACTGGAAATACCATCCGCCCGGTGCGGCGTCCCCGGACTTTTTCTTCCAATCACCGGTCTCGTTCACCTGCTTCGAGAGTAGCCAACGTCCGGCCTTACGCATCGCATCATCCCCTTTCGGGAAACCCGATATCCCGAGGGCATATGCGCAAAGCGCCGTATCCCAGACCGGCGAGACGCAGGGCTGCATCTCCGTCTCCTTGCCGTTATCTATCGCTAATTTCAAGACCTCTTCAAGATTCGATCTCAGGAGCGGATCATCGGCCTTATAGCCGAGACAGCTCAGGGCCATTACGGAATTTATCATGGCAGGATAGATGGCGCACAGGCCGTCGCTCTTGTCAAACCTCTCTATCATCCATTGCCCGGCTTTCTTCACTGCCGCGCCCTTCAAGAACGCTAATTTTAATTTATATAAGGTTTTTATCGTCGCATCCAGCAATAGGAAAAGATTCTTCCAGCTTATCACCCGCCTGTCCCACCGTATGCCGCAATCCTTCATCCTGCGTCCGGCCGTGTAAAGCTCGTCTATGCTGAAATTCTTCACCAGGGGCCGCACCGGCCTGAAAGCCCAGATCACCGAAAGCGGCACGACGATCGTCCTCGTCCACGCGCTGAAATCGTAAATATTCACAGGGGACCAGTCCGGGAGCAGGATAAGTTCCGGCGGTATAGCCGGCGCCGCGTCCCAATTCCCGAGGCCGAACATGGCCAGATAGAACCTGTTATAGCTGTTGGACTTTTCGATGCCGCCAAGGCCCAATATTATCCGGCGGTCCCGCGCCATCAGCTGGTTACCTTCCTCAAATCCTTTAAGCTTCAGCGCCATGTAATTCTTAATGGTGGCGTTGAGTTCCGGCGGACCTCCCGGATAGACGGGCCATCCCCCGTTCTCAAGGCGCGCGGCTAAAATAAAATTCACCAGTTTCTCTTCCAACGCGTCGTCCCTTATACCCAGGAACCGCAGAAGGAAGATAGTATCCGCCTCCAGGCCCAGGTCCATGTGGAAATTCGAATGGAAATGGCCGTCGGCAGCCTGTTTGCTCAAGAGATACTCCTGAGCGCCCTTTATCGCGTTTGAAAGTCTCTCGTTCATATGTTAAGGCAGTATCTGATTATTTTTTCAAGTTCTTTTATGTCTACGGAAGTGTTTTTGCAAGGCCCTTCCGGGCGCTTGTTCGGGATACCGAAGACCGGCATCTTCGGGGCGGTGTCCTGTATGCCGGAGATGAGGTCCCTCTCGCACGCTACGCCTATCACCGCGTCGGGCCTGTGGTCTTTAATGGCTTTCCTCGCCTCGTCACCGCCGAAAGCGGTGTAGGCGGTAAACTGGTATTTTTCGCTGAGTTCTTTTATTTTGGCCCTTACCTCGGCGGAGAGGCAGCGAGGCAGGAGGACGAGTATCTTCTTTGAGCTCCTGCCCGTCCGCGTAGCATACATGAGATCATTATGGAATTTGACGAAGGAATTACCTATCTTGTCCCTCGCTATGCCGAAGATCCCGGCTAACCTCACCGTTCCGGAGAGTAAGACGCGCAACGAGAGGCGCCTGACAAAAAAAGACGGCGCGAGCTTGACTTTCAAGACCGCCGATGAGACCTGCGCCAGGTACCAGGCCGCAAGTAAAAAAGCGGAAATGCCAAATGCCGCGCCGGCTATACCCGTAAATTCCGGCCCAAAACTTTCAAAACGCGGCAACGCGAGGTACCAAAACAACCAAACTCCAACTAAGACAAGGAGTAATACCAAAAAAGAGAAAAAAATGAATAACGATTTCGGGGCGTCGCTTGGGCTTCCGCCCTTGGCGCCCGGCTGCCAATCCGCCCATTCGTCGCCCAAAAGCCTGTCTTCCAGCCTCTTTCCCTTCCCGGTCTCTTTCATAAGGGCATAATTATATCACGAATAAAGGGTGGGCGCAATAATGCTATTAAGCGGATTTGCGGATGATGAGCTTGGGATCGAAGAAACGCGTATAGGATTTCCTGTGGGGGGAGTTTATGGAGTTGAGCAGGTCTGAGCCGGCTTCGTAGGCGATATCGACTACGGGCTGGTCGACGGTAGTTATCGGGGGATCGAAGAGTTCGCATATCGGTATATTATCGAATCCGACTATGGCGACATCTTCCGGGACCCTCTTTCCTGCGCCCTTTATGGCCTTTATCGCGCCGATAGCCATCCTGTCGTTCGCCGCAAAGATACCGTCGGGCGGGGAATCGAGCAAGAGGAACTTTTTCGCGACGATCTCGGCGTCCTCGTACCTGAAATATCCGCGCTCCACGTATTCCGGCCTGAATTGGAGGCCGGCCTCTTCGAGCGCCTGTTTATATCCCTTGAACCTCTCCTCGGCATCGAACCAGTTCTCGTGCCCGTGGATGAAGGCTATCCTCTTCCTGCCGGTATCTATGAGGTGCTTCGTGGCGACGTATCCGCCCTTCCTGTTATCGCAGCCGAAAGAATCCGCCCTCTCGGAATACGCGAAGAGCAGCGCTACCGGGACCTGCTGCTTCCTTAATTCTTCGAGTTTTTCAGTATCGTCTCTCGAGATAGCCACCAATATCAGGCCGCCAACCAGCTTGCTCTTGTACATCTGGAGGCATTGGTCGCCGTCAAATTTGGTCTGCGTGAATATCATCAGCTGGTAGTTGTTCTCGTTGGCGGCGCGGGCCACTCCCTTGATGGTATCTATCGCGAAGAAATCGGTATTTATGAAAGTATCGTTAGGGAATACGAGGCCTATTACGTTTATCTTCTTTGAGGCGAGGCTCGCGGCGTGGATATTCGGGAAATACTTCTCTTTATCGAGATGTTTTAAAATGCGCTCCCGAGTCTCCTCGGCCACGTTCTTGTCGTTCTTAAGGACCCTTGAGATGGTCCGGCGCGAGATGTTGAGTTTTTGCGCTAGTTCTTCCAGTGATTTTACGCTCATTAGCTGCCCTTTCCGGTGACTAATATCTTATCAGAGAAGCCGGGAAAAGTAAACTCCGAAAAAAGGCCGCTGCTTTTAATAGCAGCGGCCTTGCCCTGGTTGCAGTTACAATGATAAAAGAACCGGCCCTGCTTCGTCTTATTCGTGGGGGATGAGATTTTAGCAGGGCCGGCCCCTTAAATCAGGTTACTTTTTCCTTTTTGAAACTCCGAACAAACCTACCAAACCCGAACCGAGCAGAAGAAGGCTCGCCGGTTCCGGAACCGGAGCATAATCAACGTTGATGTCGTCATATCCGAAAGTTCCGGTAGATCCTGTCAATGAACCCATTTCCAGCGTCAAAATCTGGAACATCTTGGCGCCAGACGGAACATACCCGGTCGCCTGATAAGATGTCCAATCCTGGTTCGATGTAACAGGTGTAGTCACTATATCCGAACCCCATATTCTGGTAGTGGAATTCGCGGTATAGTCGTTGTAGAACTCAAGCTGCAATTGCCCGCGCGCACCCGCAGTCACACCCGAGGATTTGACCAAACCATTCAGGTAGATCAGACTGCCCGGCTGGACTGCACCGGGGACGGCGTCAGGTACGGCCTGGTAATATCCGGCGTACATCGGAGTGGTAGTGCCCGACTGGACGTTTATAACGTTCTCGCCGTAATTCGCGCCGCTCGCACCAGGTGTCTTGATAGAATGCGATGCCGCGGAACCCGAAGAGAAGAACGACCAGCCTGTCTCTCCCGACTCAAAACCCGGATTGGTTATAAGATTAGCGTAAACATTTGAAGATGAAACCAGAACCAACCCTGCTACTAACCCGAGGAAGAATAATTTCTTCACTCTTACCCCCTTTCCTTTTTGTTGCTGTTGTTTTCCATACTTCTGCCCCCGAGGGCAGAATAAAGGAAAAACTAAAATGTGGTTTACAGGTTCGAGGATTATTAAGGAACTAGGTAAAATTTACCACGCTATCGCATCTTTGTCAAGAAAACTAATTTGCTATTTTTCAGCAATTTTTTGCCCACGTGCGCATCGTCACGCAAAAAAAGGAACAGGCCTTATCTCACGAATGACAGATCGTCTACGTATATCCTTCCGGACTTTTTATCGGCATTCACTGCGTCATCAAACCGGATGACAAATTCCGTTACAGAAGAAAAATTAGTTATATCCGAGAATTCCTTCATCGGTATCGCAAATCTTTTCCAATCCTTTGTTATTCCGGAAAGGGTATATTTCCCGGTCTCCCCTTTGGAGTTTTTTAGTTCCAATTTGATGTTCTTCGAAAATCCGGTCGAGCCGTCGCCTTTGACCCAAAGGCTCAATTTGCCGTATTGCGAAAGATTTAGATCCTGAAGTTTCAGCCAAACGCCGATCATGGCGGGATTCGGGGAATCTACGTCGTAGTCGATCTGAAGGGAGAAACCCGCATCCCCGTGCTTGACCTGCGAGTTAATGGCCGTTGTGCAGCCCTGGGTATTGTCGTTAGGGTCTTTTGACCAAACGCCGCCTGGGCCCATGTCTCCGAAATTGAAATCGGCCGCCATCAATGACAACCCGGTCTCCTCGTCCTGGCCGGCGCCTTCTTCCGTTCTAGTTTTTTCCGTTCCGCCTCTTTCCGCGGGTCTGGCGGCCTTGGCGCCGGGGCGCGACTCGGAAAGGATATATCTCTTGACTCCCATACCCTTGCTTATCTCCTCTGCCGATACGTCGTCAACGTAGAACCTTCCGCTGCCGTTCTCTTTATTAAGGAACTCCACGACGAAATTACAGTTATCGGCGTCGACCGGGGCTATGGCCGACATGGTAATGGCTGTCCACTTCATAGTCGGTGTCCCGGACTCGAACATCGGCCCGTAATCACGGCCTAGTTCCGTCACTACATCCTTGTTATCCTTATCCTTGGTCGTCTTGCGCCATTCTATATGCAGCTGGCCGAAGGCGTTGCCGCTTACCGGGTCCGGCGCGTAGTTCAGGAAATGCGCGGTAAACTTATACCTATTACCCGGTTTAACTTTTTTATTGGTAAAGAAGATGCCGGTCGAATCATTCTGTTTAGGGCAATTGATATATACCGACTGCTGCCCCCTCCTGCTTTCCGTCGTAGAGATCCCGTTATAATCGGAATTCCAGCTGCCCCAATCGAGCGGCGTCTCGTCCTTGAAACCGGGACGGTTCTCGAAACTCTCGTTCCTAAGGAGGTTCCTCCCGACCAGAGGGGTTTCGGCGGCATACAGCGGGACCGTGATCGCAATGATGAGCGCTACTAAAAATATTCGCAGCATTTAAAACACCTTTCTCCCCCACAGGATCATTTTTTTGCCTTCTTCTCTTTCGTCACTATCTCCATGAAGATCGCCACAATTTTCGGGTCGAAATGCGTCCCGGATTCCTCTCTTATTATCTTAAGGGCCTCCCTCTTTGAATAGGCCTTCCGGTAAGGCCTGTTGGAGACCAGGGCCTGGTAGACATCCACGACCGCTATTATCCTGGCGCCGATCGGTATCTCATCGCCCTTCAATTTGGAGCCGTAGCCGTATCCGTCGTATCTCTCGTGGTGGTGCAGGATGATCGGAACGACATCCTTCAGGAAATGGACGGGCCTGATTATGTCCGCGCCGATCTGCGGATGCTTCTTTATCACCTCGAATTCCTTCTTGGTCAGCTTGCCGCGCTTGAGAAGGATCTTCTCGCTGACGCCGAGCTTGCCGATGTCGTGGAGCATGGCGCCGTGCTTGAGGTCATCGAGCTCCTGGTCGGTAAGATTCATTTTTTTGCCGACTTCCGTAGATAACTTCACCATCTCTTCCGAATGTTCCTCGGTATACGCATTCTTGGCGCCAACCGTGTGAGCCAGGGCATAGACCGCCTCTATCGTGTTCAGCCTGTTGCGCCTCAACAGGTCTACGAATTTATTCGTGATATTATTTACCCGCTTCTGTGAATCGGGGTCTACGGGGATTGGCGCGGTTTTCTTCTTACGCAATTGGCTGGACACGCTTATCGTGTCCCCGCCCTGTTCCTTTGCGAGACGTACGCACTTGTCCGCAGTCGTAAGCAGTTGGTCAACGGTAGCGATGCCGTCCTCGGGATACGAGCAGATACCTATGCTTATCCTGAGTTTTACTTTACTTGCCCCGAACCTGTGTTTCTTCATTATCCTCTGTATTCTGTCGGCAAAGGCCAAGGCGCCCTTCTCTTCCGTATCGGGCAGGATGATCGCGAACCCCTCGCCTTCAAACCTTGTGACAATGTCTATACCCCGGGAGGCGTGCTGCAGGACTATAGCGAACTCCTGCAGGACCGTATCTCCGTACTCATGCCCGTAGGTGTCGTTTACGGATTTGAAATAATCTATGTCCACCATAAGTATCGAAAGGGGCGTGGCCCTGCGTTTCGATAATTCAAATTCAGAATGCAACCTCCTCTGGAGATAGCGGTAATTATAAAGCTGGGTATGCGGGTCTATGAGGGCGAGGGCTTCAGCCTCTTTTTTCTCGCGTTCTATCCTCTTGAGCTCCGAAATATCCCTGAATATCCCCTGGGCCACTTTCCTCCCGCCGATCTCGAAGACAGAGACGCTTATATAGACCGGCACCCTTTCACCCCTTGAATTGAATATCTCAGCCTCAAGGGAGGGATTAAGGGAGTTTTTCATTTCCTGCGCATCGCTGGTCATACTGTAAAATTTTTCCTTATAGCTCTCGCTTTCTTCCGACGGATGAAGCTTGGTCTGGTTTACTCCGACGAGCTCCTTTCTGGGCCTGCCTATCAGGTTCTCCGCCGCTTTGTTTACATCTAATATCTCGCCTGTCCGCAGATCCGCGATAAATATCGCGTCGTTAGCTGACTCGAAGATCCTCCGGAACTTCTCCTCGGATTCCTTAAGCTGGAATTCGAGCTTTTTTCTCACGGTAATATCGCGCGCGATGCCGGTTGTGCCGATAACCTCGCCTTTCTCGTTAAAGATGGGGGTCTTGATCGTCTCTATCCACTGCACCTTCCCGTCCTTATTGTGCATCGGCTCTTCTATTATTTTTCTCCTCCCCGTCCTTATGACCTCGGCATCATCTGCCCTGTAGCTCTCCGAGAGGTTCCTGGGCCAGATATCAAAATCGTTCTTACCGACGAGGTCTTTGGGCGCTACTCCGCAAGCCCTGCTAAACGGCTCGTTTACCGCAATAAACCTGCTCTCCTTATCTTTGAGCCACGCGATGTCGGGAATGTTGTCGAGTAAGGCTTCCTGCTGCTTCTCTATCTCTTTAAGTATTTCTTCGGTCCGCTTCCTCTTTGTGATATCGAACATGACACCCTGGAGGAAGAGCGGCTTCCCGGATTCGTCTTTTATTACCGACGCCTCATCGGTGACCCATATGACGCGGCCGTCCTTCCTCGCCATCCTGTAATCCACCCGGAAAGACGACATGGACTTATGGCATTTCTCCAACTCGGCAATGACCTTGTCGCGGTCTTCCGGATACAGCTGTTTCAGCCATATCTCCGCCTCCGACTTATAGTACTCTTCCGGGGTGAACCCCAGCAGGTCCTTGATCTGGGGGCTGATAAAAAGCGTCCTGCTGTCCTTGTCCAGGGACGCGATGTAAGTGACCGCCGGGAGTTTTTCGACAAGAGAACGGTATTTCTTTTCCGTATTCGCCCTCTCTTCGTCCAGACGTTTATGTTCGGTCACATCCTCTACGACCTCGATCGCGGCGATTATGTTGCCGTCCTTGTCCTTGACCGGCGAGGAGACCACGCGGAAATTTACTATTCTATCAAATCGGGGTGTCTCGGTGACGGCCTCATGGACTTTTCCGTCTTTTAGGGTTTTTGCGGTCGGACAATATGAACACTTTTCGTTGCGCGGCGGATTATTGAAACAGGTATAACAGACGGGCTTTTTGTTTACGTCCACTTCCGGGAACCATTTCTTCATGACTTTGTTTAAGGCGAGGATCTCCATCTCCGGGCTTATTACGGCGACGCCCACCCCAAAGTCATCGAATAATGCGAAAGCGACCTTATTATCCTTGACCCATTTATCGTTCTTTACGAAGAGGTTTACGAACATTAACTCCTACGCTCCGTTCAGGGCTTAGTCTTGCCTTTGAGGGTATCCAGCATCTGCTTCGCCTTGTCAATAGAGATGTTGTCGTGGACGATGGCGCGGATCGTCTTTATCATCGCCACCGGATTTCCGGACTGCCATATATTGCGGCCCATATCCACCCCGCAAGCGCCGCGCCTTATCGCCTCATACGCTATCTCGAGCGCGTCTGTCTCCGTTTTTAACTTCGGGCCGCCTGCGATGACGAGCGGCACAGGGCAGCTCTTTACCACTTTCTCGAAATCTTCGCAATAATAAGTCTTAACGAAACTTGCGCCTAATTCCGCGGCGATCCTGCAGCAGAGCGACAGGTAACGGGCGTCTCTCTTCTCAAGTTCCTTCCCGACCGCGGTCACTGCCAATGCCGGTATCCCGTATTCCATCCCCTCGTCGACGAGCCTTGAAAAATTTACGATAGTCTGGTGCTCATGCTTCGAACCTATATAGATAGAGAACGCCACGGCCGAAACATTCAGGCGAACCGCGTCTTTCATCGAAACCGTGATCTCTTCGTTGGAGAGGTCTTCGCCTATTATGGTGTTCCCGCCTGAGGCCCTGAGGACTATCGGTATATCGATGCCCGCGTCAACGCAATTCCGCAGCACCCCCCGCGTGGGCATGAGCGCGTCTGTATAAGGAAGCAGCGGTTTGATAGTCTTGGAGGGATCTTCTAATCTTTGTACGGGTCCGAGGAAATATCCGTGGTCTATTG includes:
- the shc gene encoding squalene--hopene cyclase, with translation MNERLSNAIKGAQEYLLSKQAADGHFHSNFHMDLGLEADTIFLLRFLGIRDDALEEKLVNFILAARLENGGWPVYPGGPPELNATIKNYMALKLKGFEEGNQLMARDRRIILGLGGIEKSNSYNRFYLAMFGLGNWDAAPAIPPELILLPDWSPVNIYDFSAWTRTIVVPLSVIWAFRPVRPLVKNFSIDELYTAGRRMKDCGIRWDRRVISWKNLFLLLDATIKTLYKLKLAFLKGAAVKKAGQWMIERFDKSDGLCAIYPAMINSVMALSCLGYKADDPLLRSNLEEVLKLAIDNGKETEMQPCVSPVWDTALCAYALGISGFPKGDDAMRKAGRWLLSKQVNETGDWKKKSGDAAPGGWYFQFRNEFYPDIDDTAQVLLGLTQIDMGPEEPQKKAGSARGLDWMLKMQSRDGGFSSYDKDNNKSFLNKVPFSDHNAMLDPTCADITGRVCELLARLGFDAKRAPLKDAIGFLKKDRIADGTWYGRWGVNYIYGTFLAARGLSFSAGGSSKEELAAAAKWIYGVQNDDGGWGESAATYEDPFKKGKGPSTPSQTAWALFILFADGDYESAAVERGIEHLIGSQEANGNWKEADFTGTGFPRVCYLRYELYSAYFPLIALSEYAANRGKIKV
- a CDS encoding DUF116 domain-containing protein, which produces MKETGKGKRLEDRLLGDEWADWQPGAKGGSPSDAPKSLFIFFSFLVLLLVLVGVWLFWYLALPRFESFGPEFTGIAGAAFGISAFLLAAWYLAQVSSAVLKVKLAPSFFVRRLSLRVLLSGTVRLAGIFGIARDKIGNSFVKFHNDLMYATRTGRSSKKILVLLPRCLSAEVRAKIKELSEKYQFTAYTAFGGDEARKAIKDHRPDAVIGVACERDLISGIQDTAPKMPVFGIPNKRPEGPCKNTSVDIKELEKIIRYCLNI
- a CDS encoding LacI family DNA-binding transcriptional regulator, translating into MSVKSLEELAQKLNISRRTISRVLKNDKNVAEETRERILKHLDKEKYFPNIHAASLASKKINVIGLVFPNDTFINTDFFAIDTIKGVARAANENNYQLMIFTQTKFDGDQCLQMYKSKLVGGLILVAISRDDTEKLEELRKQQVPVALLFAYSERADSFGCDNRKGGYVATKHLIDTGRKRIAFIHGHENWFDAEERFKGYKQALEEAGLQFRPEYVERGYFRYEDAEIVAKKFLLLDSPPDGIFAANDRMAIGAIKAIKGAGKRVPEDVAIVGFDNIPICELFDPPITTVDQPVVDIAYEAGSDLLNSINSPHRKSYTRFFDPKLIIRKSA
- a CDS encoding PEP-CTERM sorting domain-containing protein yields the protein MKKLFFLGLVAGLVLVSSSNVYANLITNPGFESGETGWSFFSSGSAASHSIKTPGASGANYGENVINVQSGTTTPMYAGYYQAVPDAVPGAVQPGSLIYLNGLVKSSGVTAGARGQLQLEFYNDYTANSTTRIWGSDIVTTPVTSNQDWTSYQATGYVPSGAKMFQILTLEMGSLTGSTGTFGYDDINVDYAPVPEPASLLLLGSGLVGLFGVSKRKK
- a CDS encoding carbohydrate binding domain-containing protein, producing MLRIFLVALIIAITVPLYAAETPLVGRNLLRNESFENRPGFKDETPLDWGSWNSDYNGISTTESRRGQQSVYINCPKQNDSTGIFFTNKKVKPGNRYKFTAHFLNYAPDPVSGNAFGQLHIEWRKTTKDKDNKDVVTELGRDYGPMFESGTPTMKWTAITMSAIAPVDADNCNFVVEFLNKENGSGRFYVDDVSAEEISKGMGVKRYILSESRPGAKAARPAERGGTEKTRTEEGAGQDEETGLSLMAADFNFGDMGPGGVWSKDPNDNTQGCTTAINSQVKHGDAGFSLQIDYDVDSPNPAMIGVWLKLQDLNLSQYGKLSLWVKGDGSTGFSKNIKLELKNSKGETGKYTLSGITKDWKRFAIPMKEFSDITNFSSVTEFVIRFDDAVNADKKSGRIYVDDLSFVR
- a CDS encoding PAS domain S-box protein; this translates as MFVNLFVKNDKWVKDNKVAFALFDDFGVGVAVISPEMEILALNKVMKKWFPEVDVNKKPVCYTCFNNPPRNEKCSYCPTAKTLKDGKVHEAVTETPRFDRIVNFRVVSSPVKDKDGNIIAAIEVVEDVTEHKRLDEERANTEKKYRSLVEKLPAVTYIASLDKDSRTLFISPQIKDLLGFTPEEYYKSEAEIWLKQLYPEDRDKVIAELEKCHKSMSSFRVDYRMARKDGRVIWVTDEASVIKDESGKPLFLQGVMFDITKRKRTEEILKEIEKQQEALLDNIPDIAWLKDKESRFIAVNEPFSRACGVAPKDLVGKNDFDIWPRNLSESYRADDAEVIRTGRRKIIEEPMHNKDGKVQWIETIKTPIFNEKGEVIGTTGIARDITVRKKLEFQLKESEEKFRRIFESANDAIFIADLRTGEILDVNKAAENLIGRPRKELVGVNQTKLHPSEESESYKEKFYSMTSDAQEMKNSLNPSLEAEIFNSRGERVPVYISVSVFEIGGRKVAQGIFRDISELKRIEREKKEAEALALIDPHTQLYNYRYLQRRLHSEFELSKRRATPLSILMVDIDYFKSVNDTYGHEYGDTVLQEFAIVLQHASRGIDIVTRFEGEGFAIILPDTEEKGALAFADRIQRIMKKHRFGASKVKLRISIGICSYPEDGIATVDQLLTTADKCVRLAKEQGGDTISVSSQLRKKKTAPIPVDPDSQKRVNNITNKFVDLLRRNRLNTIEAVYALAHTVGAKNAYTEEHSEEMVKLSTEVGKKMNLTDQELDDLKHGAMLHDIGKLGVSEKILLKRGKLTKKEFEVIKKHPQIGADIIRPVHFLKDVVPIILHHHERYDGYGYGSKLKGDEIPIGARIIAVVDVYQALVSNRPYRKAYSKREALKIIREESGTHFDPKIVAIFMEIVTKEKKAKK
- the lsrF gene encoding 3-hydroxy-5-phosphonooxypentane-2,4-dione thiolase — translated: MISYTAYQKRSYNMDWGLKNRLSRIIKPDGRTVMLAIDHGYFLGPVQRLEDPSKTIKPLLPYTDALMPTRGVLRNCVDAGIDIPIVLRASGGNTIIGEDLSNEEITVSMKDAVRLNVSAVAFSIYIGSKHEHQTIVNFSRLVDEGMEYGIPALAVTAVGKELEKRDARYLSLCCRIAAELGASFVKTYYCEDFEKVVKSCPVPLVIAGGPKLKTETDALEIAYEAIRRGACGVDMGRNIWQSGNPVAMIKTIRAIVHDNISIDKAKQMLDTLKGKTKP